A stretch of the Comamonas testosteroni TK102 genome encodes the following:
- a CDS encoding response regulator transcription factor, producing the protein MYRYLIIEDDALNARYIAEGLRQQGAHVSVCADGVQGIAQAVGENWDVIILDRMLPNGFDGLQILQALRSMGKQTPVLVLSALSATDERVRGLKAGCDDYLTKPFAFSELSARLEALVRRAQIPAPTREMQVADLRVNLISRSAERAGQPLSLQPREFRLLAFLMQHAHQIVTRTMLLESVWDYRFDPQTNVIDVHISRLRSKVDKGFATPLIHTVRGVGYSLSDQPQDLPEVV; encoded by the coding sequence ATGTACCGCTACCTCATCATCGAAGACGATGCGCTCAACGCGCGTTACATCGCTGAAGGGTTGCGCCAGCAAGGCGCGCATGTCAGCGTCTGCGCTGACGGTGTGCAAGGCATTGCGCAGGCCGTGGGCGAGAACTGGGATGTCATCATCCTCGACCGCATGCTGCCCAATGGCTTCGACGGGCTGCAGATCCTGCAGGCGTTGCGCTCCATGGGAAAGCAGACGCCGGTGCTGGTGCTCAGCGCCCTGTCTGCCACGGACGAGAGGGTGCGCGGGCTCAAGGCCGGCTGCGATGACTATCTGACCAAGCCCTTTGCCTTTTCCGAACTATCGGCCAGGCTTGAAGCCCTGGTGCGCCGTGCCCAGATCCCGGCTCCCACGCGCGAGATGCAGGTGGCCGATCTGCGCGTCAACCTGATTTCGCGCAGCGCCGAGCGTGCCGGCCAGCCGTTGTCGCTGCAGCCGCGCGAATTTCGTCTGCTGGCGTTTCTCATGCAGCATGCGCACCAGATCGTCACGCGCACCATGCTGCTGGAGTCGGTCTGGGATTACCGCTTCGATCCGCAGACCAATGTGATCGATGTGCACATCAGCCGCTTGCGCAGCAAGGTGGACAAAGGCTTTGCCACGCCTCTGATCCACACCGTGCGCGGTGTGGGTTACAGCCTCTCGGACCAGCCGCAAGACCTGCCCGAGGTGGTCTGA
- a CDS encoding TolC family protein — MKALKMNKWHSLAMAAALCCGAFSGLAHAADAMDAPAQNSAAAGRMAAPVQPVTLQEYLRIVVQNQPNLAADRMQLDLARADSKTAATISNPAMHYSSKRGEKEWGVEQAIPIFGQRGMRIENARLGEKAAAANADVAVAVTMSDAAHAFNELLVAQQRYQVWLAARDELERAGNIVKGQIEAGTRSRYDGARLNLQQAQMSMQVSKAQAALRDAASRVAAIAALPQWQVRVEGSLQASDLRKAPGYELLWNQAQIQLPSLRAAQAELDRARQKIQLEQREALPTPSFGLARIRNSVDGSFNQVGVSVEIPLFDRRQGPIERAKVEADQAELRRDAALLAAQSELQRALQQLSLRRTAVRDYEKEGLAQIAPLHQMAQDAYKLGKGTILELIDALGSITEHRLEHLELVKDMLDAEWEVRLASGDLPQVQP; from the coding sequence ATGAAAGCGCTCAAGATGAATAAATGGCACTCGCTGGCCATGGCTGCAGCACTGTGCTGCGGTGCTTTCAGCGGCCTCGCTCATGCTGCCGATGCGATGGACGCACCTGCGCAGAACAGTGCAGCAGCGGGCCGTATGGCGGCCCCTGTGCAGCCTGTGACCCTGCAGGAATATCTGCGCATCGTCGTGCAGAACCAGCCCAATCTGGCGGCCGATCGCATGCAGCTGGATCTGGCCAGGGCCGACAGCAAGACGGCGGCCACCATCTCCAATCCCGCCATGCATTACTCCAGCAAGCGCGGCGAAAAGGAATGGGGTGTGGAGCAGGCCATTCCCATCTTCGGCCAGCGCGGCATGCGCATCGAGAACGCCAGGCTGGGCGAGAAGGCCGCGGCGGCCAATGCAGACGTGGCGGTCGCCGTCACCATGAGCGATGCCGCCCATGCCTTCAACGAGCTGCTGGTGGCGCAGCAGCGCTATCAGGTGTGGCTGGCTGCACGCGACGAGCTGGAGAGGGCGGGCAACATCGTCAAGGGCCAGATCGAAGCCGGTACGCGCAGCCGCTATGACGGCGCGCGGCTGAACCTGCAGCAGGCCCAGATGAGCATGCAGGTCAGCAAGGCTCAGGCCGCCTTGCGGGATGCCGCATCGCGCGTGGCCGCCATTGCGGCCCTGCCTCAATGGCAGGTGCGTGTCGAAGGCAGCCTGCAGGCTTCCGACCTGCGCAAGGCCCCTGGCTACGAGCTGCTGTGGAACCAGGCGCAGATCCAGTTGCCGAGCCTGCGTGCCGCGCAGGCCGAGCTGGACAGAGCGCGCCAGAAGATCCAGCTGGAGCAGCGTGAAGCCCTGCCCACGCCATCCTTTGGTCTGGCCCGCATCCGCAACAGCGTGGACGGAAGTTTCAATCAGGTGGGCGTGAGCGTGGAGATCCCGCTGTTCGACCGCCGCCAGGGTCCCATCGAGCGCGCCAAGGTCGAGGCCGACCAGGCTGAGCTGCGCCGCGATGCGGCCTTGTTGGCCGCTCAGTCCGAACTGCAGCGCGCGTTGCAGCAGCTGTCGCTGCGCCGCACGGCCGTGCGCGACTACGAGAAGGAAGGGCTGGCCCAGATTGCGCCGCTGCACCAGATGGCTCAGGACGCCTACAAGCTGGGCAAGGGCACGATTCTTGAGCTGATCGATGCACTGGGCTCGATCACCGAGCATCGGCTGGAGCATCTGGAGCTGGTCAAGGACATGCTGGACGCCGAATGGGAAGTGCGTCTGGCCAGCGGCGATCTGCCACAGGTGCAGCCTTGA
- a CDS encoding efflux RND transporter permease subunit, protein MLSSFISFVVHRRLLAVCATLAIAVYGVYAYLQTAIEAYPDVTNVQVGVITQAPGLAPEEVERQITQPLERELNGTPGLISLRSESYFGLSMINLVFNDDAKSFTARAEVSQRLPQADLPNGVTPEMAPDYTPLGKIFYYRLQSDRHNLAQLRTEQEWHVVRVLKQVQGVADVVSIGGFVKEFHVEVDPEKLYSLGLSLDDVSDALSKSNRNVGGGLMRRGEQSFIIRGIGLLRNPQEIQDVVVAMRGKAPVTIGDVARVAQSHTPRQGSVGMDDQNDVVQGIVLLKRGANPSIVLDDIHAKVDELNSGGLPEGMHMVTNYDRSDLVGHTLKTVQHNLLFGATLIIAVLWLFLRSLRGSLIVATVIPLSLLVAFIGLHWLGMPANLISMGAIDFGIMVDGAVVLAENIIRNARQRKPQTANDMRHIIVDSAVAVAKPTLFAMAIVIAALIPVFSLQSIEGRIFRPLAMTYSFALLGALVFAMGLVPALCALLLKPKHVMVEEPKIFDRAHHGYQHWIAKVLGAAKRRTAVIAVFVSVLVVAGVSAKWLGTEFLPELDEGDAYVLVQMPASISLEKGQEVLRDVRLRLKVFPEVITVTTEQGRPESGTDNETLNLAKVLVRLKPHGEWRKGLTKPALIEEMRATLGEIPGVAFNFAQPIRDSVEESTSGARGQVVLKLFGPDIPTLRSILQQTKSLVRDIDGVVDLDLYRDAPAPQVHVQFDRQALARQGIAMEDAQKTLEVALAGNVATTLWEGEFPVPVRVRLPYVDRMDEERIRNIAIPLPDGGSVPLGSVGTVSMKVGNSSIFREGNARYMALKFNVEGRDIGSVVKDTLATFKQNVKLPEGYQAVWGGEWENQQRAAARLKVVVPLSLVIVYALLFGALGQARSAGIILLCAPFAMVGGIAALHLAHIELSISAAIGFIALLGQVALAGLLVVSAVEDLRRQGMPLMQALIEGAAERMRSIILVALLALLGLLPMALSTGVGSETQRPFASVIVGGMVVLPLVALVLLPVLYALLGPKNMLTQEERDESAQDE, encoded by the coding sequence ATGCTGAGTTCATTTATTTCATTTGTGGTGCATCGTCGGCTGCTGGCGGTGTGCGCCACGCTGGCGATTGCCGTCTACGGCGTCTACGCCTATCTGCAGACCGCCATCGAAGCCTATCCCGACGTGACCAATGTGCAGGTCGGGGTGATCACCCAGGCACCGGGCCTGGCTCCCGAAGAGGTGGAGCGCCAGATCACCCAGCCGCTGGAGCGTGAGCTCAACGGAACGCCGGGTCTGATATCGCTGCGCTCGGAGAGCTATTTCGGCCTCTCCATGATCAATCTGGTCTTCAACGACGACGCGAAAAGCTTTACGGCGCGCGCCGAGGTGTCGCAGCGTCTGCCGCAGGCGGATCTGCCCAATGGCGTGACGCCTGAAATGGCGCCTGATTACACGCCGCTGGGCAAGATCTTCTACTACCGCCTGCAGAGCGACAGACACAATCTGGCGCAGCTGCGCACCGAGCAGGAATGGCATGTGGTGCGCGTGCTCAAGCAGGTGCAGGGCGTGGCCGACGTGGTGAGCATTGGCGGCTTCGTCAAGGAGTTCCACGTTGAAGTCGACCCCGAAAAGCTCTACAGCCTGGGCCTGTCGCTGGACGATGTGAGCGATGCGCTCTCCAAGTCCAACCGCAACGTGGGTGGCGGCCTGATGCGCCGTGGCGAGCAGTCCTTCATCATTCGCGGTATCGGCCTGCTGCGCAATCCGCAGGAGATTCAGGATGTGGTCGTTGCCATGCGTGGCAAGGCTCCCGTGACCATCGGCGACGTGGCGCGTGTCGCGCAGTCGCATACGCCGCGCCAGGGCTCGGTGGGTATGGACGACCAGAACGATGTGGTGCAGGGCATTGTGCTGCTCAAGCGCGGCGCCAACCCCTCCATCGTGCTCGATGACATTCATGCCAAGGTCGATGAGCTCAACAGCGGCGGCCTGCCCGAAGGCATGCACATGGTCACCAACTATGACCGCTCCGATCTGGTGGGCCACACGCTCAAGACCGTGCAGCACAACCTGCTGTTCGGTGCCACGCTGATCATTGCCGTGCTGTGGCTGTTCCTGCGCAGCCTGCGTGGCTCGCTGATCGTGGCCACGGTGATTCCGCTGTCGCTGCTGGTGGCCTTCATCGGCCTGCACTGGCTGGGCATGCCTGCCAATCTGATCTCCATGGGTGCCATCGACTTCGGCATCATGGTGGATGGTGCCGTGGTGCTGGCCGAGAACATCATCCGCAACGCACGGCAGCGCAAGCCGCAGACGGCCAACGACATGCGCCACATCATTGTGGATTCGGCCGTTGCCGTGGCCAAGCCCACGCTGTTCGCCATGGCCATCGTGATTGCGGCGCTGATTCCCGTGTTCTCGCTGCAGAGCATCGAAGGTCGCATCTTCCGCCCGCTGGCCATGACCTACAGCTTTGCCCTGCTGGGTGCGCTGGTGTTTGCCATGGGTCTGGTGCCGGCGCTGTGCGCCTTGCTGCTCAAGCCCAAGCATGTGATGGTGGAAGAGCCCAAGATCTTTGACCGTGCGCACCACGGCTACCAGCACTGGATCGCCAAGGTGCTGGGCGCAGCCAAGCGCCGCACTGCGGTGATCGCCGTGTTCGTGAGCGTTCTGGTGGTGGCCGGGGTTTCTGCCAAATGGCTGGGCACCGAGTTCCTGCCGGAGCTCGATGAGGGCGATGCCTATGTGCTGGTGCAGATGCCGGCTTCCATCTCGCTGGAAAAAGGCCAGGAAGTGCTGCGCGATGTGCGTCTGCGTCTCAAGGTCTTCCCCGAAGTGATCACCGTCACCACGGAGCAGGGACGCCCCGAATCGGGCACCGACAACGAGACGCTGAATCTGGCCAAGGTGCTGGTGCGCCTCAAGCCCCATGGCGAATGGCGCAAGGGCCTGACCAAGCCCGCACTGATCGAGGAAATGCGGGCGACGCTGGGCGAGATTCCCGGCGTGGCCTTCAACTTCGCGCAGCCCATTCGCGACAGCGTGGAAGAGTCCACCTCGGGCGCGCGCGGCCAGGTCGTGCTCAAGCTGTTCGGGCCTGATATTCCCACGCTGCGCAGCATTCTTCAGCAGACCAAATCGCTGGTGAGGGACATCGATGGCGTGGTCGATCTGGATCTGTACCGCGATGCCCCGGCACCCCAGGTGCATGTGCAGTTCGACCGCCAGGCCCTGGCACGCCAGGGCATTGCCATGGAGGACGCGCAAAAGACCCTGGAAGTGGCCCTGGCCGGCAATGTGGCCACCACTTTGTGGGAAGGCGAATTCCCCGTGCCGGTGCGCGTGCGCCTTCCCTACGTGGACCGCATGGACGAAGAGCGCATTCGCAACATCGCCATACCGCTGCCCGATGGTGGCTCGGTGCCTCTGGGCTCGGTCGGTACGGTCAGCATGAAGGTCGGCAACTCCTCCATCTTCCGCGAAGGCAATGCGCGCTACATGGCGCTCAAGTTCAACGTGGAAGGCCGTGACATCGGCTCGGTGGTGAAGGACACGCTGGCCACCTTCAAGCAGAACGTGAAACTGCCTGAAGGCTACCAGGCCGTCTGGGGCGGTGAATGGGAGAACCAGCAGCGTGCGGCTGCACGCCTGAAGGTGGTGGTTCCGCTGTCGCTGGTCATCGTCTACGCCCTGCTGTTCGGTGCGCTGGGCCAGGCCCGCAGCGCCGGCATCATCCTGCTGTGTGCGCCGTTTGCCATGGTGGGCGGCATTGCGGCCCTGCATCTGGCGCATATCGAGCTCTCCATCAGCGCGGCCATCGGTTTTATTGCCTTGCTGGGCCAGGTGGCCCTGGCGGGGCTGCTGGTGGTCTCTGCGGTCGAGGACTTGCGCCGTCAGGGCATGCCCTTGATGCAGGCCTTGATCGAAGGTGCGGCCGAGCGCATGCGCTCCATCATTCTGGTGGCGTTGTTGGCGCTGCTGGGCCTGCTGCCCATGGCACTGTCCACTGGCGTGGGTAGCGAAACCCAGCGTCCGTTTGCCTCGGTCATCGTCGGCGGCATGGTGGTGCTGCCTCTGGTGGCACTGGTGCTGCTGCCCGTGCTGTATGCCTTGCTGGGCCCCAAGAACATGTTGACGCAGGAAGAACGTGATGAAAGCGCTCAAGATGAATAA
- a CDS encoding efflux RND transporter periplasmic adaptor subunit, with amino-acid sequence MYKSLVRQPGAAHLPNWTLARLPVMAAAIAVAGLLLGCDASRATEEAQKPVAQLPKGFIQVKPASVKMLEIAPVANPQGLQMAWAPAHVAFVEDRVASVSVPVSARVLSVNAHVGDMVKAGDLLATLVSPDALRTRYDVAAAKTAHDVAVVEAQRQQTMVDKGVGVEVDLRAAQAKLRETSQELGRAQGTAALLGSGGGDRLELRAPRAGIVAERKAVVGTAAEPGAALFMIGDPQAMNVVAEVFESDLPGIRLGSAVQVEVPQLPKPIRGTVRHLGATLDKESRRAAVVVELSEQNPVLRPGMQAKVGVQLSNQQEMLIPVTAVLIKDESHSVVYVQHENNQFEARVVTLGRPSRGMVPVISGLKVGEKIVVRGGLLLDGAASQLL; translated from the coding sequence ATGTACAAGAGCCTTGTGAGACAGCCGGGAGCGGCACATTTACCAAACTGGACATTGGCAAGACTGCCGGTGATGGCTGCGGCCATTGCCGTGGCGGGTCTGCTGCTCGGCTGTGATGCCTCCAGAGCCACCGAGGAGGCGCAGAAGCCGGTTGCGCAACTGCCCAAGGGCTTTATCCAGGTCAAGCCAGCCTCCGTGAAGATGCTGGAGATCGCGCCCGTAGCCAATCCGCAGGGGTTGCAGATGGCCTGGGCTCCTGCGCATGTGGCCTTCGTCGAGGATCGCGTGGCCTCCGTTTCGGTACCGGTTTCGGCGCGTGTCCTGTCCGTCAATGCGCATGTGGGCGATATGGTCAAGGCCGGCGATCTGCTGGCGACTCTGGTCAGTCCCGATGCGCTGCGCACCCGCTATGACGTGGCTGCGGCCAAGACCGCACATGATGTGGCCGTGGTAGAAGCCCAGCGCCAGCAGACCATGGTGGACAAGGGCGTGGGTGTGGAAGTCGATCTGCGCGCCGCGCAGGCCAAGCTGCGCGAGACCTCGCAGGAGCTGGGCCGCGCACAGGGTACGGCTGCGCTGCTGGGCTCGGGCGGTGGCGATCGCCTCGAGCTGCGCGCACCGCGTGCCGGCATCGTGGCCGAGCGCAAGGCCGTGGTGGGGACTGCCGCTGAACCGGGAGCCGCGCTGTTCATGATTGGCGATCCCCAGGCCATGAATGTGGTTGCAGAGGTGTTCGAGTCCGATCTGCCCGGCATTCGCCTGGGCAGTGCCGTGCAGGTCGAGGTGCCGCAGTTGCCCAAGCCGATCAGGGGTACGGTGCGCCATCTTGGAGCCACGCTGGACAAGGAGTCGCGCCGCGCTGCCGTGGTGGTGGAGCTGAGCGAACAGAACCCGGTGCTGCGTCCCGGCATGCAGGCCAAGGTGGGCGTGCAGCTGTCGAATCAGCAGGAGATGCTGATTCCGGTCACCGCCGTGCTCATCAAGGATGAAAGCCACAGCGTGGTCTATGTGCAGCATGAGAACAACCAGTTCGAGGCGCGCGTGGTGACGCTGGGGCGCCCATCGCGAGGCATGGTGCCGGTGATCAGCGGCCTCAAGGTCGGTGAGAAGATTGTGGTGCGTGGTGGTCTGCTGCTCGACGGCGCGGCCAGTCAACTGCTCTAG
- the dinG gene encoding ATP-dependent DNA helicase DinG, producing the protein MHEKKWAEDALNSFDAVVGAMPGFRSREGQRKMAAQIAQTLSQAQLGKIDEGEPEPRRAIAVVQAGTGVGKSLAYSIPAIRMALSRGTRVLISTATVALQEQLVNKDLPALAQKLDQPFKFALAKGRGRFVCKLKLERLASTGEAQDEMDDLFGEEQGQTKFSRPQHELQARMQFYKSMADALATEAWNGDRDSLETPPEAEAWSPVAAESSSCTGKHCPAFGSCVYYERRKDLVAAQVIVANHDLLLSSLGSKLLPELDNCLLVLDEAHHLPSTALDQFAGEMDLSRLGWIDKLASRALRVNQVAEVEELADVPKHAGQLRQQMQELARLVMEHYGETLKSQKDSYGPARVRAPRGMLPEALLEPLGQIAHHADGFLDALRAVSKALRAEIKEQPEEAQRLSTVYAQVGALAPRLEAIFNTTQLLLQNNESDGDGKMVPHAKWFTLEMDGEFIVVKAHASPIQPGSTLRQHLWSQVRGAVLTSATLTSCGHFDFFLREAGLANDDSVTTLEVPSPFDYARQGTLVARETASDPREAARFTEEMVEALLNDLSRIQAGALVLFTSREQMRQAVDALSTSMRNQVLVQTALPRQTLLARHREAVAMGEPSIIFGMQSFGEGLDLPGALCESLFITKLPFAPPDDPVGEARAEWLRSSGRNPFNELVVPATAIRLAQWVGRAIRTEEDQAHVYCYDRRLTGTSYGQLLIKGLPPFTLQRRPVRGS; encoded by the coding sequence ATGCATGAAAAAAAGTGGGCTGAAGATGCCCTGAATTCCTTTGATGCCGTGGTCGGGGCCATGCCGGGATTTCGCAGTCGTGAAGGACAGCGAAAAATGGCGGCCCAGATCGCGCAAACGCTGAGCCAGGCGCAGCTCGGAAAAATCGATGAAGGCGAGCCGGAACCACGTCGCGCCATCGCCGTCGTACAGGCCGGCACCGGGGTCGGAAAATCGCTGGCCTACAGCATTCCGGCCATCCGCATGGCGCTGTCTCGCGGCACGCGGGTGCTGATCTCCACAGCCACGGTGGCCTTGCAGGAACAGCTGGTGAACAAGGATTTGCCGGCCCTGGCGCAAAAGCTGGACCAGCCTTTCAAATTCGCCCTGGCCAAGGGGCGTGGCCGCTTTGTCTGCAAGCTCAAGCTGGAGCGTCTGGCAAGCACGGGGGAAGCACAGGACGAAATGGACGATCTGTTTGGCGAGGAGCAGGGCCAGACCAAGTTCAGCCGCCCTCAGCACGAGCTGCAGGCCCGCATGCAGTTCTACAAATCCATGGCCGATGCACTGGCCACGGAGGCCTGGAACGGCGACCGTGACTCGCTGGAGACCCCGCCTGAGGCCGAGGCCTGGAGCCCCGTGGCAGCCGAGTCCTCTTCATGCACCGGAAAGCACTGCCCGGCCTTCGGCAGCTGCGTCTATTACGAGCGCCGAAAGGACCTGGTGGCGGCGCAAGTCATTGTCGCCAATCATGATTTACTGCTTTCCTCACTGGGCTCCAAGCTGCTGCCCGAGCTGGATAACTGTCTGCTGGTGCTCGATGAAGCCCACCACCTGCCCTCCACGGCTCTGGACCAGTTTGCCGGCGAGATGGATCTGAGCCGCCTGGGCTGGATCGACAAGCTGGCCAGCCGTGCGCTGCGCGTGAACCAGGTCGCCGAAGTCGAGGAACTGGCCGACGTGCCCAAGCATGCGGGTCAGCTGCGCCAGCAGATGCAGGAGCTGGCGCGACTGGTCATGGAGCACTATGGAGAGACGCTCAAATCGCAGAAAGACAGCTATGGGCCAGCCAGGGTACGGGCACCCCGCGGAATGCTGCCAGAGGCGCTTCTGGAGCCTCTGGGACAGATTGCGCACCATGCCGACGGCTTTCTGGATGCGCTGCGCGCCGTCTCCAAGGCCCTGCGCGCCGAAATCAAGGAACAACCCGAGGAAGCACAGCGCCTGTCCACCGTCTATGCGCAGGTCGGCGCCCTGGCGCCCAGGCTGGAAGCCATTTTCAACACCACGCAATTGCTGCTGCAGAACAACGAGAGCGATGGCGACGGCAAGATGGTGCCCCATGCCAAATGGTTCACGCTGGAGATGGACGGCGAGTTCATCGTGGTCAAGGCCCATGCCAGCCCGATACAGCCCGGCTCCACCCTGCGCCAGCATCTGTGGTCGCAGGTGCGTGGCGCGGTGCTGACATCCGCCACGCTGACCAGTTGCGGCCATTTCGACTTCTTTCTGCGCGAAGCGGGACTGGCCAATGACGACTCCGTCACCACGCTGGAAGTGCCAAGTCCCTTCGACTATGCCCGCCAGGGCACGCTGGTGGCCCGTGAAACGGCCTCAGACCCGCGCGAAGCCGCACGCTTTACCGAGGAGATGGTCGAGGCCCTGTTGAACGATCTGAGCCGCATCCAGGCCGGCGCACTGGTGCTGTTCACATCCCGTGAGCAGATGCGGCAGGCCGTTGACGCGCTGTCCACCAGCATGCGCAACCAGGTGCTGGTGCAGACCGCCCTGCCCCGCCAGACCCTGCTGGCCCGCCACCGCGAGGCCGTGGCGATGGGCGAGCCCTCCATCATCTTCGGCATGCAGTCCTTTGGCGAAGGACTGGACCTGCCGGGAGCCCTCTGCGAGTCGCTGTTCATCACCAAGCTGCCTTTTGCGCCGCCCGACGACCCCGTTGGCGAAGCCAGAGCCGAATGGCTGCGCAGCAGCGGCCGCAACCCTTTCAACGAACTGGTGGTGCCGGCCACGGCCATCCGCCTGGCCCAGTGGGTCGGCCGCGCCATCCGGACCGAGGAAGACCAGGCCCATGTGTACTGCTATGACCGCCGTCTGACGGGCACCAGCTACGGCCAGCTGCTCATCAAGGGCCTGCCGCCTTTTACGCTGCAGCGGCGCCCGGTCCGAGGGTCTTGA